One genomic region from Spirosoma sp. KCTC 42546 encodes:
- a CDS encoding ParA family protein produces MGKVIAIANQKGGVGKTTTTINLAASLAALEFQTLIVDADPQANSTSGLGYNPKEIENSIYECMVEGVRPQDAIIQTDFPNLDLLPSHIDLVGAEIEMINLQNREDKMKTTLDSIRDDYDFIIIDCSPSLGLITINSLTAADSVIIPVQCEYFALEGLGKLLNTIKIIQSRLNTHLAIEGILLTMYDLRVRLSNQVVGEVTSHFQQMVFSTIIPRNIRLSESPSFGVPALAQDADSKGAVSYLNLAREILIKNGLMPQEA; encoded by the coding sequence ATGGGTAAAGTCATTGCTATCGCCAACCAAAAGGGGGGCGTCGGTAAAACTACGACAACAATCAATTTGGCCGCCAGTTTGGCCGCCCTCGAATTTCAGACGCTCATTGTTGATGCTGATCCACAGGCGAACTCCACGTCAGGGTTAGGTTACAATCCGAAAGAAATCGAGAACAGCATTTACGAATGTATGGTCGAGGGGGTTCGCCCTCAGGACGCTATTATTCAGACGGACTTTCCGAATCTGGATTTGCTGCCGTCCCATATCGACCTGGTCGGGGCTGAGATCGAAATGATCAACCTTCAGAACCGGGAGGATAAGATGAAGACAACGCTCGATAGCATTCGGGACGACTACGACTTCATCATTATTGACTGCTCGCCTTCATTAGGTCTCATTACGATCAATAGCCTGACTGCCGCTGACTCGGTCATTATTCCGGTTCAGTGCGAGTATTTTGCGCTCGAAGGGTTGGGCAAACTGCTCAATACCATAAAGATTATTCAGTCGCGGCTAAACACACATCTGGCTATTGAAGGCATTTTGCTGACGATGTATGATTTGCGTGTTCGTCTGTCAAATCAGGTTGTAGGCGAAGTCACGAGCCACTTCCAGCAGATGGTATTCAGTACCATCATTCCGCGTAACATTCGGCTGAGCGAATCGCCCAGCTTTGGCGTTCCGGCCCTGGCGCAGGATGCCGACAGCAAAGGAGCCGTCAGTTATCTGAACCTGGCCCGAGAGATTCTGATTAAGAATGGCTTGATGCCGCAGGAAGCATAA
- a CDS encoding SPASM domain-containing protein, producing MNRNLLDGLNFASKLTPKRVANALKVLSSYYVAKQTGNPRQRGLPMSISFEPTTSCNLRCPECPSGLRSFTRPTGMLGEELYKRTIDELHETLLYLIFYFQGEPYLHPQFLDLVRYATERNIYTATSTNAHYLTDANARKTVESGLDRLIISIDGTTQEVYQQYRVGGKLEKVLEGTKNILRWKKELKSRTPHVVFQFLVVKPNEHQIAEVKKLARELGVDEVGLKTAQIYEYEQGSDLIPTLDQYSRYAPQTDGTYKIKNGFGDHCWKMWHSCVITWDGLVVPCCFDKDAHHRLGDLQTQSFADLWHGSAYQDFRQTLFRSRSEIEMCRNCTEGTKVWA from the coding sequence ATGAATCGCAACCTACTCGACGGCCTTAATTTTGCTTCTAAACTGACACCCAAACGGGTAGCTAATGCGCTTAAAGTGCTGTCGAGCTATTACGTTGCCAAACAGACGGGTAACCCCAGGCAGCGTGGATTACCCATGTCCATCTCGTTTGAGCCAACTACGAGTTGTAACCTGCGTTGCCCCGAATGCCCAAGTGGACTGCGGTCGTTTACCCGCCCAACGGGTATGCTGGGCGAAGAACTTTACAAACGCACTATTGACGAACTCCACGAAACCCTACTGTACCTGATCTTTTACTTTCAGGGCGAACCCTATTTGCATCCGCAGTTTCTGGATTTGGTGCGCTATGCTACCGAGCGCAATATTTATACAGCCACGAGCACCAATGCGCACTACCTCACAGATGCTAACGCCCGCAAAACGGTGGAGTCGGGATTGGATCGGTTAATCATTTCTATTGACGGCACCACGCAGGAAGTGTATCAGCAGTACAGGGTAGGAGGGAAGCTGGAAAAAGTGCTCGAAGGTACGAAGAACATCCTGCGCTGGAAAAAAGAACTGAAATCCCGGACGCCCCATGTCGTTTTTCAATTTCTGGTGGTGAAGCCCAATGAGCATCAGATTGCTGAAGTGAAAAAGCTTGCCCGAGAACTGGGCGTGGATGAAGTAGGACTCAAAACGGCTCAGATTTACGAATACGAACAGGGTTCCGACCTGATTCCAACCCTGGATCAGTATAGCCGATATGCTCCTCAAACTGACGGAACCTATAAAATCAAAAACGGTTTTGGCGATCACTGCTGGAAAATGTGGCACTCCTGCGTCATAACCTGGGATGGCCTTGTGGTGCCTTGCTGCTTCGACAAAGATGCTCACCACCGGCTCGGCGATTTACAAACCCAATCCTTCGCCGACCTTTGGCATGGCTCAGCTTACCAGGACTTCCGACAAACCCTGTTCCGGTCCCGCTCCGAAATTGAGATGTGCCGAAATTGCACCGAGGGAACGAAGGTGTGGGCGTGA
- a CDS encoding Ldh family oxidoreductase, with protein MITAEQLRTFTEQIFIAIGCSETDARLAADVLVSADLRGVDSHGVARLPGYVRLYDLERINPKPHMRIVHETPSTAVVDGDRGLGLVVGPWAMQVAIDKAKIAGTGWVAVRNSNHFGIAGYHALLASEHDMIGQAMTHAAPLVAPTFSLDKLLGTNPIAVAIPAATEPTFLADFASTAVAYGKLEILQRKGQDIPLGWAQNSEGQPTNDANAIRNGGALLPLGTDREHGSHKGYGLGAIVDIFSGVLSGANYGPWVPPFATAGFMQANEGVGVGTGHFFGAMRIDAFRPADEFKTHMDTWIQRFRQAKAVEGKQVLIPGDPERMMEAERLANGIPVVEPVIKSLEVLGERFGVKL; from the coding sequence ATGATTACTGCCGAACAACTCCGAACGTTTACCGAACAAATCTTTATAGCTATCGGCTGCTCTGAGACCGATGCCCGTTTAGCCGCCGATGTACTCGTTAGCGCCGACTTGCGGGGTGTTGACTCGCATGGTGTAGCGCGTCTGCCTGGCTACGTCCGGCTCTACGACCTTGAGCGCATCAACCCTAAGCCGCACATGCGAATTGTACACGAGACCCCCTCAACAGCTGTTGTTGACGGCGACCGCGGACTGGGTCTTGTTGTAGGTCCGTGGGCTATGCAGGTGGCTATTGACAAAGCGAAAATTGCCGGAACCGGCTGGGTGGCGGTACGTAACTCCAATCACTTCGGCATTGCCGGTTACCATGCCCTGTTAGCTTCCGAGCACGACATGATTGGGCAGGCCATGACACATGCGGCTCCACTTGTAGCACCTACGTTTTCGCTGGATAAACTCCTGGGTACGAATCCGATTGCCGTGGCCATACCGGCAGCTACAGAACCCACTTTTCTGGCCGATTTTGCATCGACGGCAGTTGCGTATGGCAAACTCGAGATTTTACAGCGTAAGGGGCAGGACATTCCCCTGGGCTGGGCACAAAACTCAGAGGGTCAACCCACTAACGATGCCAACGCGATTCGGAATGGGGGCGCCCTCTTACCCCTCGGCACCGACCGTGAACATGGTTCTCACAAAGGCTACGGGCTGGGAGCCATTGTTGATATTTTTTCGGGCGTGCTATCAGGCGCGAACTACGGCCCTTGGGTTCCGCCCTTTGCCACGGCAGGCTTCATGCAGGCCAATGAGGGCGTGGGCGTAGGAACGGGGCACTTTTTTGGGGCAATGCGGATTGATGCGTTCCGTCCTGCCGACGAGTTTAAAACCCATATGGATACCTGGATTCAACGATTCCGGCAGGCAAAAGCCGTTGAGGGCAAACAGGTACTGATTCCCGGTGATCCCGAGCGCATGATGGAAGCCGAACGATTAGCCAATGGAATTCCAGTAGTAGAACCCGTGATAAAAAGCTTAGAGGTGTTAGGCGAACGCTTTGGGGTTAAATTGTAA
- a CDS encoding polysaccharide deacetylase family protein translates to MHYFTHFLLLLILRTAVPQTAPPRLIIRGDDMGYAHGGNEALVKCYKEGIETSIEVLVPSPWFPEAVQLLTENPTVDVGIHLTLSSEWDNIKWRPVSDCPSLKDADGYFYPMIYPNKNYPKRSVVENNWQLADVEKEFRAQIELALKKIPRISHISGHMGCTGMGDDVKTLVKKLAKEYKIDIMPNELGVANISYVGAHATSQEKIESFIKMLESLEAGKTYLFVDHPGLDTPELRAIHHIGYEQVAIDRQGVTDCWTNPQVKALIKTKGIQLISYKDLAR, encoded by the coding sequence ATGCATTATTTCACTCATTTTTTACTCCTTCTTATTCTCCGTACTGCCGTTCCCCAAACGGCACCACCCCGACTCATTATCCGTGGTGACGACATGGGGTATGCACACGGGGGCAATGAAGCACTTGTAAAATGCTATAAAGAAGGGATCGAAACATCCATCGAAGTGCTTGTCCCTTCGCCCTGGTTCCCGGAAGCCGTTCAACTACTGACCGAAAATCCAACGGTCGACGTGGGTATTCATTTGACGCTTAGCAGCGAATGGGATAATATCAAATGGAGACCCGTATCCGATTGCCCCAGCCTGAAAGATGCTGACGGGTATTTTTATCCCATGATTTACCCGAATAAAAACTATCCCAAACGTTCAGTTGTGGAAAACAACTGGCAACTGGCCGATGTCGAAAAGGAGTTTCGGGCGCAGATCGAACTGGCCTTAAAAAAGATACCCCGTATTAGTCATATTTCGGGCCACATGGGCTGTACAGGTATGGGAGACGATGTAAAAACGTTAGTCAAAAAACTGGCGAAAGAATATAAAATCGACATTATGCCCAATGAATTGGGAGTAGCCAACATAAGCTATGTGGGTGCGCATGCCACCTCGCAGGAGAAAATAGAAAGCTTTATAAAGATGCTCGAAAGCCTGGAAGCAGGCAAAACGTATCTGTTTGTCGACCACCCTGGGCTCGATACGCCAGAACTTCGGGCTATCCATCATATTGGCTACGAGCAGGTCGCCATTGATCGTCAGGGTGTAACCGATTGCTGGACAAACCCCCAGGTGAAAGCACTCATTAAAACCAAAGGCATTCAGTTGATAAGCTATAAAGACCTGGCGAGGTAG
- a CDS encoding alkaline phosphatase family protein: MKINITPVAYGLLILFSLFALEGCHRFSPITSISSSSSGYKIPTDDSTLYSNSSPFLMPYNRIIDAAGKSVSFGDASFENHSLDAVLLPDKKTLAVEDRYGVAFFDVKQQQLISRWDYNKGSSVRGSMSSFSGIKAIVYHDSTYIFWGAGGRGKPNSYVMQAVWDGTRARLVRTIPFEAIAPATIALPNEVVVKEEAGELYLYTVLNGNNQFVKVRVKDQRVVWTAPTGVAPFGLTILGDKAYITNWAGPVPDATNGFKTAGVPWGSAYIDPKTGAMARGTVSIIDIKQGKVEKELSVGLHPNAIISSPDQRFLYVANGNSDYVSVIDAQAQQVTDSIFVGLFNRGNGYIGSTPNALAINPEGTTLYVANGMDNALCVISLGSKAATAGTGSPQIKGYIPTQAYPSGIVLNGNELYVTNLEAVGARVANPVDQGGQGKNPTKKELKAYNSHKQLASISFIPVPDETQLAAFTEKVKQQSLQFRLALTEQVPRPGVAPKPVPERIGEPSVFKHVLYIIKENRTYDQVLGDMPQGSGMADLCIFGDSITPNQHRIARNYLLLDNYHVSGKSSAEGHHWASAAMVTDYTEKSVRAWFRSYPHVLYDAMVYDKKGLIWNNALDHGKTVRLYGEACTCHFDEKQYDWRRLYELRQENKPFSFTNTTTISRVRPVLSKNFPGCDDESISDQMRADAFINELNETAANPNADLPNLMVMSLPNDHTAGTNPAFPVPRAMVADNDLAVGRIVDAITHSRFAASTVIFITEDDSQAGWDHISAYRTTGYIVSPYSRLQKTVHTNYNQTSMVRTMEQILGLPPMNILDATALPMFDCFSDNPDLSFKYNVLPNRVNLNLMNPSPTGLKGSALRFANLSKRHGFFLIDRGHDDLLNRILWFTAKGKKRYPAELAGAEEDDDDDD; the protein is encoded by the coding sequence ATGAAAATCAACATTACACCAGTTGCTTACGGGCTATTGATTCTATTCAGCTTGTTCGCGCTGGAAGGCTGTCACCGATTCAGCCCCATTACCTCAATCAGTAGCTCTTCATCGGGCTATAAGATTCCAACGGATGACAGTACCTTATATAGTAACAGCTCTCCGTTTCTGATGCCTTATAATCGAATCATCGACGCAGCCGGGAAGTCAGTCAGTTTTGGCGATGCCAGTTTTGAAAACCACAGCCTGGATGCGGTGCTGCTGCCGGATAAGAAAACCCTGGCTGTAGAAGACCGGTATGGTGTCGCTTTTTTCGATGTGAAACAGCAACAGCTCATTTCGCGATGGGATTACAACAAAGGTTCGAGCGTTCGAGGTAGTATGAGTTCCTTCTCGGGCATTAAAGCGATTGTTTACCACGACTCAACCTACATTTTCTGGGGAGCGGGCGGCCGAGGAAAGCCAAACTCCTACGTAATGCAGGCCGTTTGGGACGGCACTCGCGCCCGCCTGGTTCGGACAATTCCATTCGAGGCTATTGCTCCGGCAACTATTGCACTACCCAACGAAGTCGTGGTTAAGGAAGAAGCGGGCGAACTCTATTTATATACAGTCTTGAATGGCAACAATCAATTTGTTAAAGTCAGGGTAAAAGACCAACGGGTTGTCTGGACGGCTCCAACCGGCGTTGCCCCCTTCGGCCTGACGATCCTTGGCGATAAAGCCTATATCACGAACTGGGCAGGACCAGTTCCTGATGCAACGAACGGCTTCAAAACCGCCGGTGTGCCCTGGGGAAGTGCCTACATTGACCCGAAGACGGGAGCTATGGCGCGGGGAACAGTGTCGATCATTGATATAAAGCAGGGAAAAGTAGAAAAGGAATTATCCGTTGGGCTACACCCAAATGCCATCATTAGCAGTCCTGACCAGCGATTCTTATATGTAGCTAATGGCAACAGCGATTATGTATCCGTTATTGATGCTCAGGCTCAACAGGTAACTGACTCGATTTTTGTGGGTTTATTCAATCGAGGCAATGGGTATATCGGTAGTACGCCAAATGCCTTAGCTATTAACCCGGAAGGGACTACGCTCTACGTAGCGAATGGGATGGATAACGCACTGTGCGTTATTTCCCTGGGTAGTAAAGCAGCTACTGCGGGTACAGGCAGCCCCCAAATTAAGGGGTACATTCCAACCCAGGCCTACCCATCGGGCATTGTCCTGAATGGCAATGAACTCTACGTAACTAATCTGGAAGCGGTTGGGGCACGCGTGGCCAACCCTGTTGATCAGGGCGGGCAAGGAAAAAACCCGACGAAAAAAGAGTTGAAAGCCTACAACTCTCACAAACAGCTGGCCTCTATCTCCTTTATTCCTGTACCAGATGAGACGCAGTTAGCAGCCTTCACCGAAAAGGTAAAACAGCAGAGTCTTCAGTTTCGGCTGGCGCTAACCGAGCAGGTTCCCCGACCAGGCGTAGCGCCCAAACCCGTGCCCGAACGAATCGGCGAGCCGTCAGTCTTTAAACACGTTCTGTATATTATTAAAGAGAACCGCACCTACGATCAGGTTCTGGGCGATATGCCACAAGGAAGTGGAATGGCCGATTTGTGCATATTTGGCGATAGCATAACTCCCAATCAACACCGGATTGCCCGCAATTACCTGTTGCTCGATAACTACCATGTTTCCGGCAAATCGTCGGCCGAAGGGCACCACTGGGCCAGTGCGGCTATGGTTACCGACTATACCGAGAAGAGCGTGCGGGCCTGGTTCAGAAGTTATCCGCACGTCTTGTACGATGCGATGGTCTACGACAAAAAAGGCCTGATCTGGAATAACGCGCTCGATCACGGCAAAACGGTTCGCTTATACGGCGAAGCCTGCACCTGTCACTTCGATGAGAAACAATACGACTGGCGACGGTTGTATGAACTGCGCCAGGAAAACAAGCCCTTTTCCTTTACAAACACCACGACTATTTCCCGGGTTAGACCTGTGCTTTCGAAGAACTTTCCGGGTTGCGATGATGAAAGCATCAGCGACCAGATGCGCGCCGATGCCTTTATCAATGAGCTAAATGAAACAGCTGCCAACCCAAACGCCGACTTGCCGAACCTGATGGTGATGTCGTTGCCTAACGATCATACGGCCGGAACAAACCCAGCCTTCCCAGTACCGAGAGCGATGGTTGCCGATAACGACTTAGCCGTAGGCCGAATTGTGGATGCGATCACGCACAGTCGCTTTGCCGCATCGACCGTCATTTTTATTACGGAAGATGACTCACAGGCGGGTTGGGATCATATATCGGCCTACCGAACCACGGGCTATATTGTCAGTCCCTACTCGCGATTGCAAAAAACCGTTCATACCAATTATAATCAGACGTCCATGGTTCGAACGATGGAGCAGATTCTGGGCTTACCACCAATGAATATCCTGGATGCCACCGCTCTGCCCATGTTTGATTGCTTTTCCGACAATCCGGATCTGTCCTTTAAATATAACGTACTGCCTAATCGCGTTAATTTGAACCTCATGAATCCATCGCCAACAGGATTAAAAGGCTCAGCACTGCGTTTTGCCAACCTCTCTAAACGGCATGGCTTTTTCCTGATTGATCGGGGGCATGATGATCTGCTGAATCGAATTCTATGGTTTACGGCAAAAGGCAAAAAACGCTACCCCGCTGAATTGGCGGGCGCAGAAGAGGATGACGACGATGATGATTAG
- a CDS encoding aldo/keto reductase: protein MNYRKLGKTGFTSSEISLGTWQVGGKWGDPFSHDNADRILNEAVDAGINFIDTADVYGDGESEKAVGRLVRSRSEQIFVATKCGRRLQPHTNEAYQPKALRNFVDDSLRNMGLETLDLIQLHCPPTDVYYRPEIFELFDRLKDEGKIQHLGVSVEKVEEGLKAIEFPNVTTVQIIFNMFRQRPAELFFSEASRRDVGIIVRVPLASGLLTGTFSPETHFSASDHRTFNRQGEAFDKGETFSGVDYATGLAAVDELKAVFSNDSNLAPDALRWILTFDAVSCIIPGASKPAHLTSNLQAMERPAPSPEQMAAVKRIYDERIKNPVHYLW, encoded by the coding sequence ATGAATTACCGAAAACTCGGCAAAACAGGCTTTACTAGTTCCGAGATTAGCCTTGGCACCTGGCAAGTGGGTGGCAAATGGGGCGATCCCTTCAGCCATGACAATGCCGACCGTATTCTTAACGAAGCCGTTGATGCCGGGATTAATTTCATCGACACGGCCGATGTGTATGGCGATGGCGAAAGCGAGAAAGCCGTTGGGCGGCTGGTGCGTTCGCGCTCCGAACAAATTTTTGTGGCTACCAAATGTGGCCGTCGACTGCAACCGCATACCAACGAAGCGTATCAGCCCAAGGCACTCCGCAACTTCGTGGACGACAGCCTGCGAAACATGGGGCTTGAAACCCTCGACCTGATTCAACTACATTGCCCCCCAACGGACGTATATTATCGACCGGAAATTTTTGAGCTATTTGATCGACTAAAAGACGAAGGGAAAATTCAGCACCTGGGCGTCAGCGTTGAGAAAGTAGAAGAAGGACTGAAAGCCATCGAATTCCCGAACGTAACCACGGTGCAGATCATTTTCAATATGTTCCGGCAGCGGCCAGCCGAACTGTTTTTTAGTGAAGCCAGCCGTAGGGATGTGGGTATTATTGTTCGGGTACCGCTGGCGAGTGGGCTATTAACCGGTACGTTCAGTCCGGAAACTCACTTTTCAGCCAGCGACCATCGTACGTTTAATAGGCAGGGTGAGGCTTTCGATAAAGGTGAAACGTTTTCAGGCGTCGATTATGCCACTGGTTTAGCCGCCGTCGATGAGCTAAAAGCCGTTTTCTCGAATGATAGTAATTTAGCACCCGATGCGCTCCGCTGGATTCTTACCTTCGATGCCGTGAGCTGCATAATCCCGGGGGCGTCAAAACCAGCCCACCTGACATCAAATCTGCAAGCGATGGAACGCCCGGCTCCTTCGCCAGAACAGATGGCCGCCGTAAAACGCATCTACGACGAGCGCATCAAAAATCCAGTGCATTACCTGTGGTAA
- a CDS encoding alkaline phosphatase family protein, with protein MANYSTLRYGFSLFLLLATAISCHRQSNSSQSSEEAETYKKLAANRVNLPNGWSLTPPGRSLDLDDLPLNLVVSPSKKYLAVTNNGQSTQSITLIDASTEQILDTAKVGKSYLGLAFSADEQRLYASGGNDNKILVYKIENQKLVPDEPIVLGKPWPVKISPTGLCVDEAKNRIYIVTKEDSSLYIADTQTKKVLFKLNLGAAAYTCLLSPDKNELFVSLWGGSKVLVINVNTPAITAEIATNKNPNDLLLTHDGKYLFVANGNDNTVALLDVAKRQIIETLTTSLFPNAPLGTTPNGLALSDDENTLYIANADNNCLAVFDVSRKGHSQSSGFIPTGWYPTSVKVIGSTIFVTNGKGFSSKANPRGPNPVRTRTPQQVGPNPQANPGPVQYIAGLFKGTLSIIDTPDSEILAAYSRLVYANTPYTKNKELQAEGEAGNPIPMQVGGSGMSSQSPIKYVFYIIKENRTYDQILGDMKEGNGDPALCLFPEKVTPNQHALAKEFVLLDNFYVDAEVSADGHNWSSAAYANDYVEKNWVTSYGGRGGTYDYEGQKEIAHPRDGFIWDHCQRAGISFRSYGWFVDGKPNIKVLDGHYCPDFKGFNLGYMDARREEAWEQDFDALVATGKLPRLNTLRLGNDHTSGAKVGLPTPDAAVADNDLAVGRMVEHLSKSPIWNESVVFILEDDAQNGPDHVDAHRSIAFIAGGFVKRGYIDHTMYSTSGMLRTMELILGLKPMSQYDAAATPMWRCFNKKADSTPFTARPAGVDINEKNVAINTNSKRSSLFNLTHPDDIDDLIFSEIVWQTVRGPKSVMPAPRRGAFVRLGKAGDEEEDDDDD; from the coding sequence ATGGCCAACTACTCAACACTTCGTTACGGATTTAGCCTGTTTTTACTGCTTGCTACAGCGATCAGTTGTCATCGGCAAAGCAATTCCTCCCAGTCATCGGAAGAAGCCGAAACCTATAAAAAGCTGGCGGCTAATCGAGTTAATTTACCGAATGGCTGGTCCTTAACTCCGCCTGGCCGTAGTCTTGACCTGGATGATTTACCATTGAATCTGGTCGTTTCTCCTTCTAAAAAATACCTGGCAGTTACGAACAATGGACAGAGTACCCAAAGCATTACCCTGATTGATGCCAGCACAGAACAAATCCTGGATACTGCTAAAGTTGGAAAATCCTATTTAGGGCTGGCCTTTAGCGCCGACGAACAGCGATTGTATGCCTCGGGTGGCAATGACAATAAAATCCTGGTCTATAAAATCGAGAATCAAAAACTGGTGCCCGACGAGCCAATCGTATTAGGCAAACCCTGGCCGGTTAAAATTTCTCCCACAGGTCTGTGCGTCGATGAGGCAAAAAACCGAATCTACATTGTCACAAAAGAAGATAGCTCGCTCTACATTGCCGATACCCAAACCAAAAAAGTTCTTTTTAAACTGAATCTGGGTGCTGCAGCCTATACCTGTTTATTGTCGCCGGATAAGAATGAACTGTTTGTCTCACTCTGGGGCGGCTCGAAGGTGCTGGTCATTAATGTGAATACGCCAGCGATAACGGCTGAAATTGCGACCAATAAGAACCCGAATGATCTGTTGCTCACACACGATGGCAAGTATCTGTTTGTGGCAAACGGCAATGACAATACGGTGGCCCTGCTTGATGTAGCAAAGCGCCAGATAATCGAAACTCTGACCACTTCGCTCTTTCCCAATGCACCCCTTGGCACTACGCCCAATGGCCTGGCTCTGAGCGATGATGAAAATACGCTCTATATCGCCAATGCCGATAACAACTGTCTGGCCGTTTTCGATGTAAGCCGGAAAGGACATAGCCAGTCAAGCGGCTTTATCCCTACAGGCTGGTATCCAACGTCGGTTAAAGTCATTGGCTCTACGATCTTCGTTACTAACGGAAAAGGATTCTCCTCGAAAGCCAATCCCCGAGGCCCCAACCCGGTGCGAACGCGGACCCCACAACAAGTTGGCCCTAACCCCCAGGCAAACCCCGGACCTGTGCAGTACATAGCTGGCTTATTCAAAGGTACGCTCTCGATTATTGACACGCCCGATTCCGAAATCCTGGCGGCTTACTCGCGGCTGGTTTATGCCAATACACCCTACACAAAAAACAAAGAGTTACAGGCGGAAGGCGAAGCGGGCAACCCAATTCCAATGCAGGTGGGTGGGAGCGGCATGTCGTCCCAGTCGCCCATCAAGTATGTGTTCTATATCATCAAGGAGAACCGAACCTACGATCAGATTTTAGGGGATATGAAAGAAGGCAATGGTGACCCGGCACTTTGTCTGTTCCCTGAAAAAGTGACCCCCAACCAGCACGCTTTAGCCAAAGAATTTGTGCTGCTGGACAACTTTTACGTCGATGCGGAAGTCAGTGCGGATGGACACAACTGGTCATCGGCGGCTTATGCCAATGATTATGTTGAAAAAAACTGGGTAACCAGTTATGGCGGTCGGGGTGGTACCTATGATTACGAAGGTCAGAAAGAAATTGCCCACCCACGCGACGGGTTCATTTGGGACCATTGCCAGCGGGCGGGTATTTCGTTCCGAAGTTACGGCTGGTTTGTAGATGGCAAACCCAATATTAAAGTTTTGGATGGCCATTACTGCCCTGATTTCAAAGGATTTAATCTGGGGTATATGGATGCCAGGCGGGAAGAAGCCTGGGAGCAGGATTTTGATGCATTGGTAGCTACCGGAAAATTACCCAGACTCAACACGCTACGCCTGGGAAATGACCATACATCGGGAGCCAAAGTTGGCCTGCCCACCCCGGATGCCGCCGTTGCCGACAATGATTTAGCCGTTGGGAGAATGGTGGAGCACCTTTCTAAAAGCCCGATCTGGAACGAATCGGTGGTGTTTATTTTAGAGGATGATGCCCAAAACGGTCCCGACCATGTGGATGCACACCGCTCAATTGCGTTTATAGCTGGTGGGTTTGTAAAACGCGGCTATATCGATCATACGATGTATTCCACGTCGGGTATGCTCCGAACGATGGAGCTAATTCTAGGTCTGAAACCCATGAGTCAGTACGATGCGGCTGCTACGCCCATGTGGCGCTGTTTCAACAAAAAAGCAGATTCGACACCGTTTACCGCCCGACCAGCCGGTGTCGATATCAATGAGAAAAACGTAGCGATCAACACCAACTCGAAACGTTCGTCGCTCTTTAACCTGACCCACCCTGACGATATTGACGACCTTATTTTCAGCGAGATTGTGTGGCAAACTGTGCGCGGCCCCAAGAGTGTTATGCCTGCCCCACGCCGGGGAGCTTTTGTTCGTTTAGGGAAAGCGGGCGACGAAGAAGAGGACGATGATGACGATTAA
- a CDS encoding ParB/RepB/Spo0J family partition protein encodes MDNANTKAPNKKMIGLGRGLGALLHDSESVSRQSKPSPFESISTMTEIGLALIETNPFQPRTRFDVEALQELADSIRTQGIIQPITVRQLGKERYQLIAGERRLQASKIAGLTSIPAYVRTANDQQMLEMALIENIQRENLNAIEIALSYQRLITECSLKQEELGERVGKNRTTVNNYIRLLKLPPVIQASLRDNKISMGHARAIINIENPDAQIRLFTKAVDEEWSVRKVEEAVRNLSDDAHELTSTRRVTLPKQEMRSLQFKLSSLFGTRVSIKADEKHKGEIKIPFTSQEELTKILEVLNSQS; translated from the coding sequence ATGGACAACGCAAACACCAAAGCACCGAATAAGAAGATGATAGGATTGGGCCGTGGCTTGGGTGCCTTATTGCACGATAGCGAATCGGTTAGTCGGCAGTCGAAGCCGTCGCCGTTTGAGTCGATTAGTACCATGACCGAAATTGGCTTGGCACTGATTGAAACAAACCCGTTTCAACCCCGAACCCGATTCGATGTTGAAGCGCTTCAGGAACTCGCTGACTCCATTCGAACTCAGGGTATTATTCAGCCCATTACGGTTCGGCAGTTAGGGAAAGAGCGGTATCAGCTTATTGCGGGTGAACGCCGTTTGCAGGCGTCTAAGATTGCGGGTCTGACAAGTATTCCGGCTTATGTTCGTACGGCCAATGACCAGCAGATGCTGGAAATGGCGTTGATCGAGAACATTCAGCGTGAAAACCTCAATGCCATTGAAATTGCCCTTAGTTATCAGCGACTCATTACCGAGTGCAGCCTGAAGCAGGAAGAGCTCGGCGAACGCGTTGGTAAAAACCGTACAACCGTTAATAACTACATCCGATTGCTGAAGTTACCCCCGGTTATTCAGGCGTCGCTTCGTGACAATAAGATTTCGATGGGCCATGCCCGGGCTATTATCAATATTGAAAATCCCGACGCTCAAATCCGGCTTTTTACGAAGGCTGTTGATGAAGAATGGTCGGTACGTAAAGTTGAAGAAGCCGTTCGGAATCTATCTGACGATGCGCACGAACTGACAAGTACCCGGCGAGTTACCCTACCCAAACAGGAAATGCGGAGTCTTCAGTTTAAATTGTCGTCGCTTTTTGGTACCCGCGTATCCATAAAAGCCGATGAGAAACATAAGGGTGAAATTAAGATTCCGTTTACTTCTCAGGAAGAACTGACTAAAATTCTGGAGGTACTGAACTCGCAGAGCTAA